The Thioalkalivibrio thiocyanodenitrificans ARhD 1 nucleotide sequence GATGTGATCTTCCGGCCCCTCGTGCGGGCGGCCGAGCTTCACGGGCTCGGCATTCGCGTCACGGACATCACACCGGGGGAGACCCCCACGATCATGGCCGACACCCTGCCGCCGGGGGTGGAACCGGGCTGGGTGCGCGACGTGGAGGTAACGGAACGGCGCTTTCGCGCGGAAATCCAGCCCCTGTCCGCGGCCGGCCTGCACGGTGTCACCGCCGGCTCGCAGTTCTATTACCTGTTCTCCCTGCTGGCCGGTTTTCTCGTCTCGTTCGCCGCCCTGGCCGCAGCCGGGCGCAATGCCGCCACCGAGGCGGAGGTCACCTCCCGCACCCTTGATCTCGACCGCGAACTCATGGCACGCAGGGCCGCGGAGAGCGCCCTGCGTGCCAGCGAAACCGATCTCCATACCACGCTCAACTCCATCGGAGACGCCGTGCTGGCCACGGACACCCTCGGCCACGTCACGCGCATGAACCCGGTGGCCGAGGAACTCACGGGCTGGTCCCTGGAGGAGGCTCGGGGACGTCCGGTGGATAAGGTCTTCGTGATCATCAATGAGCGGACGCGCAAGCCTGCCGAGATCCCCGTGGAGAGAGTGCTGCGCACGGAAAAGGTGCAGGGCCTGGCCAACCACACGGTCCTCGTCGCCCGGGACGGCACCGAACGCGCCGTCGCCGACAGCGCCGCACCCATTACCGATGACGACGGGAAGGTGCGCGGCGTGGTTCTGGTCTTTCGCGACGTGAGCCGGGCGCGTGAGGCGGAACTGGCCCTGGAGAGCAAGGAGCGGGAGCTGCACGCCATCCTCGACAACCTGCTGGAATGCGTCATCACCATCGACACGGAGGGAATCATCAAGAGCGCCAACCCGGCGCTCACGCGACTGTTCGGCTACCGGGTGGCCGAGGTTCTTGGAAAGAACATTTCCTTGCTCATGCCGGAACCTGATCGAAGTCGACACGGCGAGTATCTGGCCCGCTACCTGCGCACCGGTGAACGCCGGACCCTCGGAAGCACCCGGGAAGTGACCGGTCTGCACAAGGAGGGGCGTACGCTGCCCATGGAACTGACCACCAACGAGTTCCGGGTACAGGACGAGTTGCGTTTCATCGGCGCCCTGCGCGACATCTCGGAGCGCCGCCGGTTCATCGACGAACTCTCCCGCGCGCAGATGGACGCCGAGCAGGCCAACCGCGCCAAGTCCGCCTTCCTGGCCACCATGAGCCACGAGATCCGCACGCCTATGAACGGCATCGTCGGCATGGTGGACGTGCTGGAACACAGCCGTCTGACGCCGCATCAGGCGGAGCTGGTCAAGACGGTGCGCGAATCCGCCGCGAGCCTGCTCACGCTCATCGACGACATCCTGGACTTCTCGAAGATCGAGGCCGGCCGGCTGGAGATCGAGCACAGCCCCGTGTGCATCCCGGATCTTGTGGAGGGGCTTTGCAACTCCATGGTGTCGGTGGCCATGCGTCAGGGGGTGGACCTGCGCCTGTTCGTCTCCCCGGAGATCCCGGAGCGGGTGCTGTCGGACGACACCCGGATTCGCCAGATGCTCTACAACCTGATCGGCAACGCCATCAAGTTCTCCTCGGGCCGGGCCGAGCGGCGGGGTCTGGTCTCCGTCCGGGTCGAGGCGGCGCAGGCCGACCCGCTCAGGATCGCCTTCCGCATCCGGGACAACGGCATCGGCATGGATGAAAAGACCCAGAAAAACCTGTTCAAGCCGTTTACCCAGGCCGAGATCTCCACCACACGGCGGTTCGGAGGGACCGGCCTCGGGTTGGCGATCGTCAAGCGCCTGGTGGACACCATGAACGGCGAGATCAGCGTCACCAGCGCGCCGGATGAGGGGTCCGCGTTCACGGTCACGCTGCCCATGGAGCCGGCCCCCGAGCAGCCCGAGCGCGTCCTGCCCGACCTCGGCAGGCTCCAGTGCATGCTGGTCGAATCCCCCGGGATCGACGCCGACGGCCTGACGACCTATCTGGAGCACGCGGGAGCCACCGTGCGCCGTTTCACACGGGAGAAGGACGCCATCGATGAGGCCCGGCAGATGGACGAACCCGCCGTCCTGATCCAGTACTCCGAGACCTGCGCCGGCACCGGGAAAGGGAAGCCCGCGAAATCGCCCCAGTTGCGCCGGCTGCTGATCTGCCGGGGGCGGCGGCGCCGTGCACGGATGGCTTCGCCGGGGAGCGTGACCATCGACGGCGAGGCCATGCGCCGCCAGGCCTTCCTGCGCGCCGTGGCAGTGGCAGCAGGGCGGGCCTCGCCGGAGGTCTTTCACGATCAGGAGCCGCAGCGGCGCCCGGGTGAGCTTTCCGATCCGCCGACCGTGGAGCAGGCCCGGGCCGCACACCGGCTGATCCTGGTCGCGGAGGATGACCCGATCAACCAGAAGGTCATCCTGCAGCAGCTCCGGCTGCTGGGTTATGCGGCGGAGGTGGTGGAGAGTGGCGTCGAGGCGCTGGAGCGCTGGCACACGGGGGATCATGCGCTGATCCTCACCGACCTGCACATGCCCGAAATGGACGGGTATGCGCTGACCCGCGAGATCCGGCGCCAGGCCGCCGGCAGACACCGGATACCGATCATCGCGCTGACGGCCAACGCCCTGCGCGGAGAGGCCCACCGCGCCAGGGCGGCGGGCATGGACGAGTATCTGACCAAGCCGGTGAGCCTCGAAAAGCTTCGCGCCGCCCTGGAGAAGTGGCTTGCGCAGTCGCCGAGCGACGACGGGGACAAACCGCCCGCGGCGAAAACATCACCCGCATCCGGCGATGCACTGGACATCTCGGTGCTTGAACGACTCGTAGGCGACGACCCCGCCACGATCCGGGACTTTCTAAGGGAGTACGGCGAGACGGCCGAGCGATCCGCCGCGGCCCTGCGGGAGGCAGTGGACAAGGGGGTTCCGGGCGAAATCGCACCGGTTGCCCACAAGCTCAAGTCGTCGTCGCGTTCCGTCGGCGCGATCGCCCTCGGCGACCTTTGCGAGAAGCTGGAGCACGCCGGCAAGCGGGGCGACCTGACAGCCGTACGCCGGAACATGGAGGACTTCGAGACGCGCTTTGCGAAAGTGATCGAGGAGATTGCAGGTTTATCATCGGACTGAGCCGCACGGACGGACCGATGCACATTTTCTGGGCCGGATCTGCCGGCAGGGAGCATATGCTGTGCACATCATTGTCATCGATGACGACCCCTTCGCCCTGAAGCTGATCAGGCATCAGCTTCACGTCATCGGTTTTAACCGGGTCGAATCAACAACCAGCGCCCATGATGCCCTGGCGCGCATGACCGGCGGCGAATGCTTCGACCTGGTGATCACCGATCTGCAGATGCCCGAACTGGACGGCGTGGAGTTCGTCCGTCGGCTGACCCAAAACGGGTTCGAAGGGGGGCTCGTGCTGGTGAGCGGGGAGGACGAACGGATACTGCAGACGGCCGAACGCCTGGCCAGGGCCCATGAGTTGCACGTGCTGGGCAGCCTCCACAAGCCCATCGATCCGGAGCGCCTGCGCAAGATGCTGACCAGCCACACGCAACCGGCCGGTGACGCAAAGAGACCGGCCCGCAGGATCTACGGTCCCGAGGAGGTACTGGAAGGCATCCGCACAGGCCAGCTGGAATGCTTCTGCCAGCCCAAGGTGGCGCTCGCCTCCGGCGAGGTCAACGGCGTGGAGATGCTGGTCCGCTGGCGGCACCCCCGGGACGGGCTGGTCTTTCCGGATCAGTTCATCGCCACGGCGGAAGAGCACGGAATGATCGACGAGCTGACCCGGGTGGTGCTTCGACAGGCACTGGAGCAGGCCCGGACATGGATCGAGAGAGGCCTGCATCTGTCCGTCGCCGTAAACGTCTCCATGGAGAGTCTGAGCGATCTCCGGTTTCCGGACTTCGTCTCCCGGGAGATAAGCCGTGCCGGCGTCCCTTCGTCGGCACTCATTCTGGAGGTCACGGAAAGCAGACTGATGAAGGACGTGCGCAATGCGCTCGACATTCTCGCCAGGCTCCGGCTCAGGCGTGTGGAACTGTCCATCGACGACTTCGGCACGGGCCATTCCACCCTTGTGCAGTTGCGTGACATACCCTTCACCGAACTGAAGGTCGATCGCGGTTTTGTCCATGGTGCCTGGCGGCACGACAGCAACCTTGGCGCGATACTGGAAGCCAGCCTGGACATGGCACGCCGCCTCGGCATGCGCAGCGTCGCGGAAGGCGTGGAGAATCAGGAGGATTGGGCATTTCTCAGGAGGCGTGGCTGTGACACGGCACAGGGGTACTTTGTGGCCAGACCGATGCCCATGAACGAACTTCCGGACTGGCTGCCCGTCTGGGAGGAACGCTGCCGGGACATGGGATTATCCGGCCCATGAACGACCCGCACATCCTGATCGCAAAGATCAACCACCCTCCGGACTGAACACCGGCAGCTTCTTCTCCAACAGTTCGCCGCGGATCCGCACGTAGTTGGGCAGGCCGTTGTCGTAGGGCGGGTAGTCCTCGCCGTCGATG carries:
- a CDS encoding EAL domain-containing response regulator is translated as MHIIVIDDDPFALKLIRHQLHVIGFNRVESTTSAHDALARMTGGECFDLVITDLQMPELDGVEFVRRLTQNGFEGGLVLVSGEDERILQTAERLARAHELHVLGSLHKPIDPERLRKMLTSHTQPAGDAKRPARRIYGPEEVLEGIRTGQLECFCQPKVALASGEVNGVEMLVRWRHPRDGLVFPDQFIATAEEHGMIDELTRVVLRQALEQARTWIERGLHLSVAVNVSMESLSDLRFPDFVSREISRAGVPSSALILEVTESRLMKDVRNALDILARLRLRRVELSIDDFGTGHSTLVQLRDIPFTELKVDRGFVHGAWRHDSNLGAILEASLDMARRLGMRSVAEGVENQEDWAFLRRRGCDTAQGYFVARPMPMNELPDWLPVWEERCRDMGLSGP
- a CDS encoding PAS domain S-box protein; translation: MSAPSKSDAALAQRPPPFGYLTLVLLVAIGYLATALAGGLLALPPGYASPMWPAAGVALAALLMGGLRCWPGVLLGAFVYTLWLDVSVEGALLAAAMAIAATLQALAGALLGRGYLNRRIPLARQRDVLRFLLLAGPLASILGATLGTAALFAFGNTQQPVSLPTQWLVMWSGSSIGAVLFAPLVLLAWPRMQRIWKDSTWRVGLPLAATAALLALGQMGLEHLENARERAALEDYKDEMYRTGLLPVAAAFEVLTSVERFFLSSEEVTRREFTTFNSFLVRRPGIVGIDWAPRVPRERLREFEAMVRAEGLEDYRVFEPDGEDRLGPPASRSEYFPVLFSEPHTVNEAILGLDHGFEGARRVAMEAALGRDHGATIAAVPLLRTEGHVILTFRPVYRQGFDPVNAAVAARREALEGFVVGVFDLDVIFRPLVRAAELHGLGIRVTDITPGETPTIMADTLPPGVEPGWVRDVEVTERRFRAEIQPLSAAGLHGVTAGSQFYYLFSLLAGFLVSFAALAAAGRNAATEAEVTSRTLDLDRELMARRAAESALRASETDLHTTLNSIGDAVLATDTLGHVTRMNPVAEELTGWSLEEARGRPVDKVFVIINERTRKPAEIPVERVLRTEKVQGLANHTVLVARDGTERAVADSAAPITDDDGKVRGVVLVFRDVSRAREAELALESKERELHAILDNLLECVITIDTEGIIKSANPALTRLFGYRVAEVLGKNISLLMPEPDRSRHGEYLARYLRTGERRTLGSTREVTGLHKEGRTLPMELTTNEFRVQDELRFIGALRDISERRRFIDELSRAQMDAEQANRAKSAFLATMSHEIRTPMNGIVGMVDVLEHSRLTPHQAELVKTVRESAASLLTLIDDILDFSKIEAGRLEIEHSPVCIPDLVEGLCNSMVSVAMRQGVDLRLFVSPEIPERVLSDDTRIRQMLYNLIGNAIKFSSGRAERRGLVSVRVEAAQADPLRIAFRIRDNGIGMDEKTQKNLFKPFTQAEISTTRRFGGTGLGLAIVKRLVDTMNGEISVTSAPDEGSAFTVTLPMEPAPEQPERVLPDLGRLQCMLVESPGIDADGLTTYLEHAGATVRRFTREKDAIDEARQMDEPAVLIQYSETCAGTGKGKPAKSPQLRRLLICRGRRRRARMASPGSVTIDGEAMRRQAFLRAVAVAAGRASPEVFHDQEPQRRPGELSDPPTVEQARAAHRLILVAEDDPINQKVILQQLRLLGYAAEVVESGVEALERWHTGDHALILTDLHMPEMDGYALTREIRRQAAGRHRIPIIALTANALRGEAHRARAAGMDEYLTKPVSLEKLRAALEKWLAQSPSDDGDKPPAAKTSPASGDALDISVLERLVGDDPATIRDFLREYGETAERSAAALREAVDKGVPGEIAPVAHKLKSSSRSVGAIALGDLCEKLEHAGKRGDLTAVRRNMEDFETRFAKVIEEIAGLSSD